One Micromonospora sp. WMMD1120 genomic region harbors:
- a CDS encoding basic amino acid ABC transporter substrate-binding protein, giving the protein MPVRIVGLLLGVGALALGAGCAKKDQGEVQGSGVKLIKAGTLTVCTHLPYAPFQSKDARGEVVGFDVDVMELVAKKLGVKQAIVDTPFEGIKSGQDLNTGKCDAAAAGMTITEERQKVMDFSVPYFDATQAMLVKVGKPYRSLDDLRGRKVGVQAATTGRDYARGFEKEKGLQLVEFEDLAAEQQALATGQIEAAINDLPVWAEYIKENPGGFEVAAEFNTGEQYGISVKKGGNPELLRTINEELTRAKQDGTYDTLYEKWIGRKPNA; this is encoded by the coding sequence ATGCCGGTTCGAATCGTCGGTCTTCTTCTTGGCGTCGGCGCGCTCGCCCTCGGCGCCGGATGCGCCAAAAAGGATCAGGGCGAGGTGCAGGGCAGCGGGGTCAAACTGATCAAGGCGGGCACCCTCACCGTCTGCACCCACCTGCCGTACGCGCCGTTCCAGTCGAAGGACGCCAGGGGCGAGGTGGTCGGGTTCGACGTCGACGTGATGGAGTTGGTCGCCAAGAAGTTGGGCGTCAAGCAGGCGATCGTCGACACGCCGTTCGAGGGCATCAAGTCCGGTCAGGACCTGAACACCGGCAAGTGCGACGCCGCCGCCGCGGGCATGACGATCACCGAGGAGCGGCAGAAGGTGATGGACTTCTCCGTCCCCTACTTCGATGCCACCCAGGCGATGCTGGTCAAGGTCGGCAAGCCGTACCGGTCGCTGGACGACCTGCGGGGCCGCAAGGTGGGCGTGCAGGCGGCGACCACGGGCCGTGACTACGCCCGCGGGTTCGAGAAGGAGAAGGGCCTCCAACTCGTCGAGTTCGAGGACCTCGCCGCCGAGCAGCAGGCGCTCGCCACCGGGCAGATCGAGGCCGCCATCAACGACCTGCCGGTCTGGGCCGAGTACATCAAGGAGAACCCGGGCGGCTTCGAGGTGGCGGCCGAGTTCAACACCGGCGAGCAGTACGGCATCTCGGTGAAGAAGGGCGGCAACCCGGAGCTGCTCAGGACGATCAACGAGGAGTTGACCAGGGCGAAGCAGGACGGCACGTACGACACGCTCTACGAGAAGTGGATCGGCAGGAAGCCGAACGCCTGA
- a CDS encoding acyl-CoA carboxylase subunit beta, with product MTLDGEALEQLRKRARSGGADKYHAANAAKGKLFARERVALLVDEGSFVEDGLYANALADGLPADGVVTGTATIDGRQVCLMANDSTVKAGSWGARTVEKIIRIIERAYGAGVPMVYLVDSAGARITDQVDLFPGRRGAGKIFWNQVRASGSIPQVCALFGPSAAGGAYIPAFCDVVALVDGNASMYLGSDRMVEMVTGEKTTLEAMGGARVHTAESGVGHFLCKTEADALDVVKTYLSYLPANWTQTPPAAPAVPAPAKADLAALVPASERQAFDMRRYARGLLDEGSFFEIQALWAKELTIGFGRLDGQVVGVVGNNSMFKGGVLFVDSADKATRFVQLCDAFNVPLLFLSDVPGFMVGSAVEKQGIIRHGAKMITAISEATVPKICVVVRKAYGAGLYAMAGPGFEPDATIALPTAKIAVMGAEAAVNAVYANKIAAIPDEDERAAFVAAKRAEYEQDIDVVRLASELVVDAIVEPHDLRAELVRRFAAARTKDRHFSRRRHGVTPV from the coding sequence GTGACGCTCGACGGTGAGGCGCTGGAACAGCTGCGCAAGCGGGCCCGGTCCGGCGGCGCGGACAAGTACCACGCCGCCAACGCGGCCAAGGGCAAGCTCTTCGCCCGGGAGCGGGTCGCGCTCCTGGTCGACGAGGGTTCGTTCGTCGAGGACGGCCTCTACGCCAACGCGCTCGCCGACGGGTTGCCCGCCGACGGCGTGGTCACCGGCACGGCCACCATCGACGGCCGGCAGGTCTGCCTGATGGCCAACGACTCCACGGTCAAGGCCGGCAGCTGGGGCGCCCGCACCGTCGAGAAGATCATCCGGATCATCGAGCGGGCGTACGGCGCCGGCGTGCCGATGGTCTACCTGGTCGACTCGGCCGGCGCCCGGATCACCGACCAGGTCGACCTCTTCCCCGGCCGCCGCGGCGCCGGCAAGATCTTCTGGAACCAGGTCCGCGCCTCCGGCTCGATCCCGCAGGTCTGCGCGCTGTTCGGCCCGAGCGCCGCCGGTGGGGCGTACATTCCGGCGTTCTGCGACGTGGTGGCGCTCGTCGACGGCAACGCGAGCATGTATCTCGGCTCCGATCGCATGGTCGAGATGGTGACCGGCGAGAAGACCACCCTGGAGGCGATGGGCGGGGCCAGGGTGCACACCGCCGAGTCCGGCGTCGGGCACTTCCTCTGCAAGACCGAGGCCGACGCGCTCGACGTGGTGAAGACCTACCTGTCGTACCTCCCGGCGAACTGGACCCAGACGCCGCCGGCCGCGCCGGCCGTCCCCGCGCCCGCGAAGGCCGACCTGGCCGCGCTGGTGCCGGCCAGCGAGCGGCAGGCGTTCGACATGCGGCGGTACGCCAGGGGCCTGCTCGACGAGGGTTCCTTCTTCGAGATCCAGGCCCTCTGGGCCAAGGAGCTGACCATCGGCTTCGGCCGCCTGGACGGGCAGGTCGTCGGCGTGGTCGGCAACAACTCGATGTTCAAGGGCGGCGTGCTCTTCGTCGACTCGGCCGACAAGGCCACCCGCTTCGTGCAGCTCTGCGACGCGTTCAACGTGCCCCTGCTGTTCCTCAGCGACGTGCCCGGGTTCATGGTGGGCAGCGCCGTGGAGAAGCAGGGCATCATCCGGCACGGCGCCAAGATGATCACCGCGATCTCCGAGGCGACGGTGCCGAAGATCTGCGTGGTGGTCCGCAAGGCGTACGGCGCGGGCCTCTACGCGATGGCCGGCCCCGGGTTCGAGCCGGACGCCACCATTGCGCTGCCGACCGCGAAGATCGCGGTGATGGGGGCCGAGGCCGCTGTGAACGCCGTCTACGCCAACAAGATCGCCGCTATTCCGGACGAGGACGAGCGGGCCGCCTTCGTCGCCGCCAAGCGCGCCGAGTACGAGCAGGACATCGACGTCGTCCGGCTCGCCAGCGAACTGGTCGTGGACGCCATCGTCGAGCCGCACGACCTGCGCGCCGAACTGGTCCGGCGGTTCGCGGCCGCGCGGACGAAGGACCGGCACTTCTCCCGCCGCAGGCACGGCGTCACCCCGGTCTGA